The following is a genomic window from Coleofasciculaceae cyanobacterium.
TGAGAACCCGTTAGGAAGAGGACGCGATTTTGAAACTCTTGGTCTTCGGCAAACCTATGCCAACTGTCACTCAGTTTGCTTGAGGGGTGTGGGTTTCTGGTTGGTTCTGTAATGATCAAAGTTACTTTGTCGATCTCTAAACTCACTTCATCTAAGCCAGGAAGCACTTCTAATTTCTGGTAACAATCTTTCGTCTTTGGTTCAAATAACTCAGTTAAGTATGACCTCAGTTCCTTTAACGTCGTTTGTTCGTTATAGGAAGTTGCTAAATAATGAAGCTTGGCAGCAAGATTCTGGACATTCTTAAAAAACTGTCGTCCATCTTGACTGCGATGAAGATACCATCCTTGAGTCGGCAGGTAGTCAATTACTGAATTCTTGATTGTAGATAAGTCCCGTTCAGGGGCGCACAAAAAGCCAACTATATCGCTCTCTCGCAAACCGTGAGTAGCGTTGGGAATGTTTGCCAGAGAAGAAACAAGAATCAATTTTGCCACATCTTGAAAGTCTGTACCCCCCATCTTTTTATCGAGTTCTTCGGCGACCGAATGACCGTCTTTAGCAATATCGTGAGTAATCGCTTCACCCAAACTGGGGTTGATTGCTTTGACTTCAGAGAGTATTTCATCGTTATTGAGGTCTAGATCGTATGGATGCACCAGCATTCGCTTCTCTGCTTGCCCAGTGTGGTACATATTTGCCACCACAGCCCGCAGTAATCTGATTAACCCTCGCGTTTGCTGAAATCCTGGGTTCTCTTTAAAGCGAGCGTATAAATCTCGCATCGAAAAATGAAACGGATAGGACTCTACCAATTGGGCAGCATAGGAATCGGGAGAGGCATTAGTAACGTCCATTTCTTTGGCATCTTTGACCGATTTGGCGTAGGCATTAGCGACATCTTTGATAAGTGACTCGTCGGGAAGTTTCTCAAACAACCTGGTACGAAGAATGTGATACACCTCATCACCTTGGGAGCTGACGGGTTCTAGTCGTAAAGCCGAACGACCTGTTTCGTTTTGAAGATTTGTGACTGCTTTATTAAGCTGTCCCGAACCACCTTCCCAAGATGCAGTAAGGTCTGAGATAACAACGCACACATTAGAAAGTTCTGGTCGGTCTACTGCTACTAGAAGATTAGAAATTGCTGTTGCCGTAGCGACTGAAAGGTCAGAATTGCCTATTTCTATTGTTTCTGCATTTTCAAGATATGGGGGGAGCTCATCTAAGAATATCAGTGTGGATTCGCCTTGAAGAAGATTGACCCACGCCGATACTCCAGGAGCTTGTAAAGGAGCATAGTGATCGTTAAACACCTCTTTTCTGCCTAACTGCTGTGCCAGTTCTCCCCAAATGCCAAATTTGGCATCAGCCTCGCGTCCATTAAAGCCAATAACTCTTACCGAACCAACATTAGAACCGACTACACCCTTACCTAAAACAGCATCTCTCAATTCTGGGTGTTTTGCTAATAGTCCCAGGGCAATCATGCTATGGGTTTTACCACCACCCATCGCCTGAGCTAAGAGAAACGTACTTGCTTGACTATTTTGATTGTTAAGCCTGCCAAAAGCTTTTGTTATGAGCGTGTGCATCCCGCTGGTAATATAATTTTCCTCGAAAAAGCGATCGGGCTTGATTTTGTCTTCGAGTAAATCTGAAATATTTAGAACCACATCTCGACGAGAGCGGTCAAATACTGACTGCCGACAAAGGAAAAGCCAACCCCCAACTCTAGTAAAAAGTCTCGCATATGGGCAATCAAAGCACGCTCTAAATCTCTTTCTTGTGCCTCTTTTCCCAAACTCAAGAAATCAAAATTATAGGGTGATTTTAGAATTTGCTGTGCTAAATCAGACTGGGGTTTAGGTAAAGCTTGGTCGAAGTTGGTAATTGCCTTACCCTGTCGCTGGTATAATTTACTCTCAATTTGATGTTCTAGAACAGACCTGCTCCAGCCATTTTCGATGGTTTGCTGGATGTACCAAAGACGCTCATCTTGTTTCTTAACCGAGTCTAGAATGCGGACATTATGACCCCAAGGAATTTGTGCAACAAGCTGTTGCACTATTTGCTCATCTGGGTAAGTATCCGCAAATGCTCGCATATAATTGATATTGCGACTAGAAAATCCCTTCATCTCAGGAAATTCAGCTTTCAGGTCTTTTGCCAGCTTATTGATGACTTTAGCTCCCCATCTCTCAATATCTTGCCGTTCGAGAATCTCTCGACCAATCTGCCAGTACAGCAGCACCAAT
Proteins encoded in this region:
- a CDS encoding DUF499 domain-containing protein gives rise to the protein MVLNISDLLEDKIKPDRFFEENYITSGMHTLITKAFGRLNNQNSQASTFLLAQAMGGGKTHSMIALGLLAKHPELRDAVLGKGVVGSNVGSVRVIGFNGREADAKFGIWGELAQQLGRKEVFNDHYAPLQAPGVSAWVNLLQGESTLIFLDELPPYLENAETIEIGNSDLSVATATAISNLLVAVDRPELSNVCVVISDLTASWEGGSGQLNKAVTNLQNETGRSALRLEPVSSQGDEVYHILRTRLFEKLPDESLIKDVANAYAKSVKDAKEMDVTNASPDSYAAQLVESYPFHFSMRDLYARFKENPGFQQTRGLIRLLRAVVANMYHTGQAEKRMLVHPYDLDLNNDEILSEVKAINPSLGEAITHDIAKDGHSVAEELDKKMGGTDFQDVAKLILVSSLANIPNATHGLRESDIVGFLCAPERDLSTIKNSVIDYLPTQGWYLHRSQDGRQFFKNVQNLAAKLHYLATSYNEQTTLKELRSYLTELFEPKTKDCYQKLEVLPGLDEVSLEIDKVTLIITEPTRNPHPSSKLSDSWHRFAEDQEFQNRVLFLTGSHETMARIVEQARQYKAILSIKAELDSDRISPRDPQYVEADKSLDQIQLSLRSALQETFTTLVYPAKGGFRTTDYRIHFQGNHFDGETLIRNTLEKVQKFTTDVGSQTFTKKCEARLFAGQKTSSWNEVRRRAATNTDWNFHHPKALDELKKQMLEQEIWIDEGGAINTQPPPPETSVGVKEISRDDETGEVTLKISPIYGDDVKYEIGESEPTSASCSVANAPGGFKAFKTKDLCITFKCFDTQGKNVQGASAPWKNRIVLKHRVFQNSNDWQIEFKAIPEGKIRYTTDGSDPKSYGGSYDSPFTIPESSRFVLAYAESGGVSSEVEKIDAEQFRKKGGILDIITADKAATWRCKKQGLTAKEAFELIEQLEKYQGEAYGVSLEVRANDDSGAVSYDAAPDRKFSGTQIRELVAYLQSIFKDGRGSQVLIDVEKITLERGQSLKDWFAALKHQPKPGEVQQNDI
- a CDS encoding PDDEXK nuclease domain-containing protein, which gives rise to MQQPVGQLHYSVRDYDFITKQRLNHYVINTPAPDNYASFLSSLKERIRTAQVRAALAVNKELVLLYWQIGREILERQDIERWGAKVINKLAKDLKAEFPEMKGFSSRNINYMRAFADTYPDEQIVQQLVAQIPWGHNVRILDSVKKQDERLWYIQQTIENGWSRSVLEHQIESKLYQRQGKAITNFDQALPKPQSDLAQQILKSPYNFDFLSLGKEAQERDLERALIAHMRDFLLELGVGFSFVGSQYLTALVEMWF